One segment of Sulfobacillus thermosulfidooxidans DSM 9293 DNA contains the following:
- a CDS encoding acyltransferase produces MKSQRLMAVDMVRGLTILGVIMVHATWFTSEGRTLPSAYVLTLLHFTREVFMAITGLVLTQAMLNRPTSWQKFFRKRYPIIGIPYILWSLIYVVRTLGWQHPGLVITTTLSDLPTGNAAFDLYYLLITIQFYTIFPVFFWMIRRYRERPWRLWTTVFIFELLLMAYDAYGLGPHPQGINHYTGLEVWTYSLYFVSGGLLATSWENVSQYLRQHRLIIASGWGLSWMMLTGVFLWTAQHKNLMTAQSVLQPAMVPYSIMTFILLLVAGQMITEAVKWGWVSRLLRQFSTFSLGIYLIHPMILEPLASWASTQMPWPIADIFSVIVTASVSLGIIRMISRTRLGLWLTGRSTAPSPKRAPVPALP; encoded by the coding sequence ATGAAATCTCAACGGTTAATGGCGGTTGATATGGTTCGGGGTTTAACGATATTAGGGGTCATTATGGTCCATGCAACCTGGTTTACCAGCGAAGGGCGCACACTTCCCAGTGCCTATGTGCTCACCCTTTTACATTTTACTCGAGAAGTCTTTATGGCTATTACGGGGCTGGTCTTAACGCAAGCCATGTTGAACCGGCCCACCTCCTGGCAAAAATTTTTCCGCAAGCGTTATCCCATTATCGGCATACCCTATATTTTATGGAGTCTTATTTATGTCGTCAGGACTTTAGGATGGCAACATCCTGGGCTTGTTATCACCACGACTCTTTCGGATTTGCCCACGGGTAATGCTGCATTTGATCTCTATTATTTGTTGATTACTATCCAATTTTATACGATCTTCCCGGTGTTTTTTTGGATGATTCGCCGCTACCGGGAGAGACCCTGGCGCCTTTGGACGACAGTGTTTATCTTCGAACTGCTTCTAATGGCTTATGATGCCTATGGTTTGGGACCTCACCCTCAAGGCATCAATCACTACACGGGTCTTGAAGTCTGGACTTATAGCCTCTATTTTGTCTCCGGCGGATTATTGGCCACATCATGGGAAAACGTGTCCCAATATTTACGGCAGCACCGTTTGATTATTGCGAGCGGGTGGGGATTAAGTTGGATGATGCTCACGGGCGTCTTTTTATGGACAGCCCAGCATAAAAATTTGATGACGGCACAAAGCGTGTTGCAGCCCGCCATGGTACCTTATTCGATTATGACCTTTATCCTTTTGCTTGTCGCTGGACAAATGATTACCGAAGCCGTCAAATGGGGCTGGGTGTCACGGCTATTAAGGCAGTTTTCTACGTTCTCCCTCGGCATTTACTTAATTCATCCCATGATTTTAGAGCCTTTAGCCTCATGGGCATCGACCCAAATGCCGTGGCCAATCGCCGACATTTTCAGCGTCATCGTGACAGCCAGCGTCTCTTTAGGCATTATTAGAATGATATCGCGAACAAGGCTGGGGTTATGGCTCACCGGTCGTTCTACGGCGCCATCTCCAAAACGGGCACCGGTTCCAGCCTTGCCATAA
- a CDS encoding RNA polymerase sigma factor, translating into MIFAKAVNKLSVAHPASEEELVEFVEQIAPKLFRFAWATIRDYSLAEDIVQECLARYVVYRDKHHGKSPPLRWFFTVVAHLCMDVFRQKRQEVQLFDQLSLSKSGHAEISDDNQELSVLWDAIAQLKPKDRMAIVLVYYHDLPLKEAAAILGTTPTFLKTKLARLRKRLRNEVAEHDEKI; encoded by the coding sequence GTGATTTTCGCGAAAGCTGTAAACAAGTTATCCGTTGCGCATCCCGCCAGCGAAGAAGAACTGGTGGAATTTGTTGAGCAGATTGCACCTAAACTTTTCCGTTTTGCCTGGGCGACGATTCGCGATTACTCCTTGGCCGAAGACATCGTTCAGGAGTGTTTAGCCCGTTATGTGGTATACCGGGACAAACACCATGGGAAATCGCCGCCTTTGCGTTGGTTCTTTACGGTGGTAGCCCATTTATGCATGGATGTATTTCGTCAAAAGCGGCAAGAGGTGCAATTATTTGACCAGCTCAGCCTCTCGAAATCCGGTCATGCCGAAATTTCCGACGATAATCAGGAATTATCGGTTTTGTGGGATGCCATCGCCCAATTGAAACCCAAAGACCGGATGGCCATTGTTTTAGTGTATTATCATGACTTACCGTTAAAAGAAGCCGCCGCCATTTTAGGAACGACTCCAACCTTTTTAAAAACAAAATTGGCACGGTTACGCAAACGGCTACGAAATGAGGTGGCAGAACATGACGAGAAAATCTGA
- a CDS encoding AMP-binding protein: MTLNNWAVNRWKTLPDLTQPFLVCDDTIRTYEQVGLEIERIHRLLKQHHIKSYQAIGLSSSSPCHFAVALLALLAWDLVVVPLNPKAPREEWQRQLKEAHCGVWLHDDKDQVVNSRWTLESEIKDAEEPWQDNFSGMILFTSGSTGHPKTVGLAQDQLWEQALTVKITHHLTEDSRGYSPLPLFHVNAPVIALFSTLLAGGTLILDPFNRQTFWHTVQKQDVNWINAVPTILTILSHQAHQLPINHSSHHASLRFIRSASAPLGHVLLERIEEQFGVPVIESYGMTEACGPITVNSGPWPQRGPAGSVGRPKNIMVRLINSEVWIKGGPVIRPHLPMNAWALSEMTGGWYHTGDLGHFDEDGYLYLDGRVKDVIKRGGESIFPREVEEILYKDKHVQECVVVGRPHPVLGEEPVAYIVSSDPGIEEALRALSAQHLSPYKRPVAYHFVETLPKNATGKIQRRMLVKEGQHA; encoded by the coding sequence ATGACGCTAAATAACTGGGCGGTAAACAGGTGGAAGACGTTACCCGATTTAACCCAGCCGTTTTTAGTTTGTGATGACACCATAAGAACCTATGAACAGGTGGGGCTTGAAATCGAACGAATTCATCGTCTCTTGAAACAGCACCACATCAAATCGTACCAAGCCATCGGGCTCAGTAGTTCCTCGCCCTGCCATTTTGCTGTGGCGCTTTTAGCCTTGTTAGCCTGGGATCTTGTGGTAGTTCCGTTAAATCCCAAAGCTCCTCGGGAAGAATGGCAGCGTCAATTGAAAGAGGCTCACTGCGGAGTGTGGCTTCATGATGACAAAGACCAGGTCGTTAACTCCCGTTGGACATTAGAATCCGAGATCAAAGACGCTGAAGAACCCTGGCAAGACAATTTTAGTGGGATGATTCTTTTTACTTCTGGTTCAACGGGACACCCCAAAACCGTAGGGTTGGCACAAGACCAACTATGGGAACAAGCGCTCACCGTGAAAATAACCCATCACTTAACGGAAGATTCCCGCGGGTATTCACCTCTCCCTCTTTTTCATGTGAATGCACCCGTCATCGCGCTGTTTTCCACCTTGTTAGCTGGGGGTACCCTAATTTTAGATCCGTTTAACCGGCAGACCTTTTGGCATACAGTGCAAAAACAGGACGTGAACTGGATCAATGCCGTTCCCACAATTTTAACCATATTATCGCACCAAGCCCATCAGCTGCCCATCAACCATTCCTCTCACCACGCGTCCCTTCGCTTTATTCGCTCGGCTTCCGCGCCTTTAGGTCATGTTCTTTTAGAACGCATCGAAGAGCAATTTGGCGTTCCCGTCATCGAAAGTTATGGAATGACAGAAGCTTGCGGTCCTATCACCGTTAACTCAGGCCCGTGGCCACAAAGAGGGCCTGCTGGTTCCGTGGGTCGCCCCAAAAATATTATGGTGCGCTTGATTAATTCTGAAGTATGGATTAAGGGTGGTCCCGTCATCCGACCTCACCTTCCCATGAACGCCTGGGCTCTATCCGAAATGACAGGGGGATGGTATCACACGGGCGATCTCGGGCATTTTGATGAGGACGGGTATTTATATCTCGACGGGCGTGTCAAAGACGTTATTAAACGGGGAGGCGAGAGCATTTTTCCCCGTGAAGTGGAAGAAATTCTTTACAAGGACAAACACGTACAAGAATGTGTGGTGGTAGGCCGTCCCCATCCCGTTTTGGGGGAAGAACCCGTGGCCTATATTGTGTCATCGGATCCGGGAATTGAAGAGGCTCTTAGGGCGTTATCGGCCCAACATTTAAGCCCTTACAAGCGTCCTGTCGCCTATCACTTTGTGGAGACCTTACCCAAAAATGCAACAGGGAAAATTCAGCGCCGGATGCTGGTGAAAGAAGGGCAGCACGCATGA
- the nadC gene encoding carboxylating nicotinate-nucleotide diphosphorylase produces the protein MLIQAWHKLAQQGLEEDVGHGDITTELTIPKDLQGTMNFTARQELVICGLPIIQAVYDQLNPAVSICLYRQEGEKCQPQDVVASVKGPVQSLLMGERVVLNVLTWLSGIATITRDMVDKISDLPVKILDTRKTRPGQRIYEKYAVKVGGGHNHRFGLYDAILVKDNHVAAKGGMANALHDIRRHAPHGMFIEVEVDRLDQIPEVLAAQVDGILLDNMSVEEVRQAVLYINHRVFVEASGGINPANLREMAETGVDAISLGYITHSAPYVDIGADWEVRG, from the coding sequence ATGTTGATACAGGCCTGGCACAAATTGGCGCAACAAGGCTTAGAAGAAGATGTTGGGCATGGCGACATCACGACCGAGCTCACTATACCAAAAGATTTGCAAGGGACAATGAACTTTACCGCGCGTCAAGAACTGGTGATTTGCGGATTACCCATTATCCAAGCCGTTTATGATCAGTTAAATCCCGCTGTCAGCATTTGCTTGTACCGCCAGGAGGGAGAGAAGTGTCAGCCACAGGATGTTGTGGCATCCGTTAAGGGACCTGTGCAATCCCTATTAATGGGTGAGCGGGTGGTCCTCAATGTGTTGACGTGGCTAAGCGGCATAGCCACCATCACCCGGGATATGGTGGACAAAATCTCAGATTTACCCGTCAAAATTCTAGACACCCGCAAGACCCGTCCCGGGCAAAGGATTTATGAGAAATATGCTGTCAAAGTAGGCGGAGGTCACAATCACCGGTTTGGTCTATATGATGCCATTTTGGTCAAAGACAACCATGTGGCGGCAAAAGGTGGAATGGCCAATGCGTTGCATGACATTCGCCGGCACGCCCCACACGGCATGTTTATTGAAGTGGAAGTTGACAGGCTTGATCAAATACCCGAGGTTTTAGCAGCGCAGGTGGATGGCATTTTATTAGACAACATGTCGGTGGAAGAGGTACGTCAAGCCGTTTTATACATTAATCACCGAGTGTTTGTGGAAGCATCGGGAGGCATTAACCCAGCCAATTTACGCGAAATGGCCGAGACGGGGGTTGATGCGATTTCGCTGGGTTATATCACGCATTCAGCGCCCTACGTGGATATTGGAGCAGACTGGGAGGTGAGAGGATGA
- a CDS encoding MFS transporter translates to MIAEMKNNRPHPLSWRLWGLLLLVAMVWLIEAYDIGLTGTVLPSLKAQWHLSAWQSSAVVSAPTLGVALGVFPAGVLADKLGRKTILQVALLYYTTLTVLTGLSDNWTMFVILRFLAGLGLGATFPIPYTLFAELAPSHARGRSAGILDAFLSIGYFTSPFLASWIIPYGGPGGWRQMFYLGAFGYLVLIAIMRFVPESPIWLSQARSTVIPSSKKLWSPSFRRQTAMLWIAFPAVLLLFYVIMNFMPSLLLKEGFSAHQALLFASLIMAASIPGKLIESWLVERIGRKPLLISFTLFAGLFALLFSHLHQFSEIIMAGMALSFFGIAVDPAMKIFTAEQYPTAIRAKGVGAAEAVARLLGGALAPFILEQALSSSGIQGTLIFTAVVTWLGTLALSLWAKETRFVALG, encoded by the coding sequence GTGATTGCTGAAATGAAGAACAACCGTCCACATCCACTGTCGTGGCGCTTATGGGGTTTATTATTGTTAGTCGCGATGGTCTGGCTCATTGAAGCCTATGACATTGGGTTAACCGGAACAGTTTTGCCATCGTTGAAGGCCCAGTGGCACTTGAGTGCCTGGCAAAGCAGTGCGGTCGTTTCTGCTCCGACACTGGGCGTAGCCTTAGGCGTATTCCCCGCAGGGGTTTTAGCGGATAAATTGGGACGCAAGACCATTTTGCAAGTTGCATTGCTCTATTATACGACACTCACCGTCCTCACTGGTTTGTCGGACAATTGGACAATGTTTGTCATCCTGCGCTTTTTAGCGGGTCTGGGATTAGGAGCGACCTTTCCTATCCCCTATACGCTTTTTGCCGAATTGGCACCGTCACATGCGCGAGGGCGATCCGCCGGCATTCTGGATGCCTTTTTATCCATTGGCTATTTCACTAGTCCCTTTCTAGCATCGTGGATCATTCCCTATGGAGGGCCTGGAGGTTGGCGCCAAATGTTTTATCTGGGCGCATTTGGCTATCTGGTTTTAATTGCGATTATGCGGTTTGTCCCTGAATCGCCCATTTGGCTCTCACAAGCCAGGTCTACTGTGATCCCATCCTCCAAAAAACTCTGGTCTCCAAGTTTCAGACGGCAAACCGCCATGCTTTGGATTGCCTTCCCTGCTGTGCTGCTGCTGTTTTATGTGATTATGAACTTTATGCCGTCGCTGCTTCTAAAAGAAGGATTTAGCGCCCACCAAGCCCTCTTGTTCGCCAGCCTCATCATGGCCGCATCCATTCCTGGCAAACTCATCGAATCATGGCTCGTCGAACGGATTGGACGGAAACCGCTGTTGATTAGCTTTACTCTTTTCGCTGGATTGTTTGCCTTGCTCTTCAGCCATCTTCACCAGTTTTCCGAAATTATCATGGCGGGTATGGCTCTTTCATTCTTTGGCATTGCTGTCGATCCCGCGATGAAAATTTTCACCGCGGAACAATATCCGACAGCCATTCGAGCCAAAGGCGTGGGAGCCGCTGAGGCGGTTGCCAGACTCCTGGGCGGGGCCTTAGCTCCATTTATCTTAGAGCAGGCCTTAAGTTCTTCCGGTATTCAAGGCACCTTGATTTTTACTGCGGTCGTCACCTGGTTAGGCACATTGGCTTTAAGTCTGTGGGCTAAAGAAACCCGGTTCGTTGCTCTCGGGTAA
- a CDS encoding haloacid dehalogenase type II translates to MIVVFDAYGTLWDVTQIQRECERFTDPENAQRLLSLWRQKQLEYAFLRTIMHQYVPFDQITHDALVYSLQYFHLSLSRAEQNDLEHAWWNPVAFNDALPTLNALKALSHQPIILSNGTPLMLQEGVKATQMQAVLDEVLSVDLTQHYKPHPEAYNLVVTQFNQAPSQVVFVSSNGWDIAGASHFGFHTIWINRLYLPAEELGIRPKAITSSLSELPATLPTL, encoded by the coding sequence ATGATCGTCGTCTTTGATGCCTACGGCACATTATGGGATGTCACTCAAATTCAAAGGGAATGCGAACGATTCACAGACCCGGAGAACGCCCAAAGGCTTTTGAGCTTATGGCGCCAAAAGCAGTTGGAATACGCATTTTTACGGACCATAATGCACCAATATGTCCCCTTTGACCAAATTACTCACGATGCATTAGTGTATAGCTTGCAGTATTTTCACCTGTCCTTATCTCGGGCGGAACAAAATGATTTGGAACATGCCTGGTGGAATCCCGTTGCCTTTAATGATGCCCTTCCGACTTTGAACGCATTGAAGGCTTTATCACATCAGCCTATCATTTTGTCCAATGGAACACCCTTAATGTTGCAAGAAGGCGTAAAGGCCACGCAAATGCAAGCTGTCCTTGATGAGGTGTTAAGTGTGGACCTCACCCAACACTATAAGCCTCATCCTGAAGCTTATAACCTGGTTGTGACCCAATTTAACCAAGCGCCCTCGCAAGTGGTTTTTGTTTCATCTAATGGCTGGGACATCGCCGGAGCCAGCCATTTTGGATTTCATACGATTTGGATTAACCGCTTGTACTTACCGGCGGAAGAATTAGGCATACGGCCCAAGGCCATAACGTCATCATTAAGTGAATTGCCTGCAACACTGCCCACTTTATAG
- a CDS encoding cytochrome c biogenesis protein CcdA, with protein sequence MSIPELLAYSAGLVTAFNPCGVALLPSYLLYLLSGRVNPGHWKWTGGIKAGLLTSFGVVVIFGVASLVLSLIGHILFQIVPIFSLLMALFLIILAIFTWRGSLTFGTIPGTKALSGLQRTFERGSAPAFIAYGLSYGMVSLTCSLPVFMVVVSESLNHPGTSAVTVYGAFALGVATVITGLSTVTAITRSVVERVINQITPMVQKLSAVIMVAAAFYLGWYWLLGPGLSTVFS encoded by the coding sequence TTGTCGATTCCTGAGTTATTAGCGTATTCAGCGGGTTTAGTCACCGCCTTTAATCCCTGTGGGGTCGCATTGTTGCCATCCTATTTATTGTATCTGCTTTCAGGACGTGTAAATCCTGGTCACTGGAAATGGACAGGGGGAATCAAAGCCGGGCTGTTAACGTCATTCGGTGTCGTGGTGATTTTTGGAGTGGCCAGTCTTGTGCTCTCATTGATTGGTCATATCTTGTTTCAAATCGTCCCGATTTTTTCATTGTTGATGGCCTTATTTCTAATCATTCTCGCCATTTTTACCTGGCGGGGATCCCTAACGTTTGGCACCATTCCCGGTACAAAAGCGTTAAGTGGATTACAACGCACTTTTGAACGGGGTAGTGCTCCCGCCTTTATCGCTTACGGACTGAGTTATGGCATGGTTTCCCTAACCTGTAGCCTTCCTGTTTTTATGGTAGTGGTGAGTGAAAGCCTCAACCATCCTGGCACATCGGCAGTGACCGTGTATGGAGCATTTGCCCTGGGCGTAGCCACTGTCATTACCGGATTATCGACCGTGACCGCCATCACCCGCAGCGTGGTCGAACGGGTGATCAATCAAATTACACCGATGGTGCAAAAGCTCAGTGCGGTGATTATGGTTGCTGCCGCCTTCTATCTGGGTTGGTACTGGCTTCTTGGTCCCGGCCTGTCAACGGTCTTTTCTTAA
- a CDS encoding zinc ribbon domain-containing protein yields MSQHSGSDQPLCPKCHQLVRSEDRFCRYCGYKLTKPTATSLRSGRPTKRLPRWPFVLVGLALGVVAAFVIGNQSQKVATTGSFKKSSLSQSHQHSSPPVSQSSPSPSPSSSPSPSPSPSPSPSPSPSPSQNPSPSPSAQPSSQAQNFVSVQNVYHGTTLGLSLPTVLDTVELSSPGAWQWGNKKGQVSMDVVAHKPSSISDALGPSTFGTPIIPEGKRVSQTIYVKWPGQGWVEVSMQVPQKHEAWLSTIAQSIHIG; encoded by the coding sequence TTGAGTCAGCATAGTGGTTCGGATCAGCCCTTATGCCCAAAATGCCATCAGTTGGTACGTAGTGAGGATCGTTTTTGCCGGTACTGCGGTTATAAACTGACAAAACCGACCGCCACCTCTTTACGGAGCGGGCGCCCCACGAAACGTCTTCCCCGGTGGCCATTTGTATTGGTAGGACTGGCATTGGGGGTGGTGGCAGCGTTCGTTATCGGCAACCAGTCTCAAAAGGTCGCAACCACAGGCTCTTTCAAGAAGTCCTCTCTGTCACAGTCACATCAGCATTCTTCGCCACCGGTATCTCAATCTTCTCCGTCACCCTCTCCCTCTTCGTCTCCGAGTCCAAGTCCCTCACCGAGTCCAAGTCCCTCGCCCAGTCCGAGTCCATCCCAGAACCCCAGTCCGAGTCCATCGGCACAACCATCGTCGCAAGCTCAGAACTTTGTCAGCGTTCAGAATGTCTATCATGGCACCACATTAGGGTTGAGCCTTCCTACGGTGCTCGATACGGTCGAGTTATCCAGTCCGGGGGCTTGGCAATGGGGAAATAAAAAAGGGCAGGTCAGTATGGATGTGGTGGCGCACAAACCGTCGAGCATTTCTGACGCTTTAGGCCCTAGCACTTTTGGTACACCCATTATTCCTGAGGGGAAGAGAGTCTCTCAAACCATTTATGTCAAATGGCCGGGACAGGGATGGGTAGAAGTGTCCATGCAGGTTCCCCAAAAACATGAAGCGTGGCTGTCGACGATCGCGCAAAGTATCCATATCGGTTAA
- a CDS encoding MDR family MFS transporter: MPITASRSKVWIVIAILLAMFLSALDMTIVGTAMPSIINDLHGVAIYGWVFSAYLLTSTTPVPIYSKLADMYGRKTVFLAGTFIFTLGSVLSGLSQSMPELILFRALQGLGAAGVLPVALTIVGDLFTLEQRAKVQGLFSAVWGLSAIIGPLIGAWIVENASWRWVFEINLPVGIVAMIILITTFHETVEKKVHKLDTLGTILLTIGVTGFLIGLMQTSWHLPLRLVFMGLGVLITWSFLRVERSAQEPILPLPLFRQPFVFFSTGVNLFAGMLLFGLISFVPLFVQSVEFGTASAAGRAITPMLVGWPIAAMASSRLIVRSGYRPVAVIGGLLLVGGSVFMAITAIPQNFVVLASTLVIGTGLGLSLTSLLIGLQSQVPWDLRGVVTGSTQFFRTIGGSIGVALMGTLINLPKSQHLTANQATQLLLNPAKRHTLSPSVKALARHLTALGLHHAFEMALGFALLTFLSTWLLPRQSKDAKQSQISSSSALQQDA; encoded by the coding sequence TTGCCAATTACCGCTTCACGCAGCAAGGTTTGGATTGTCATCGCGATCTTATTAGCGATGTTTCTGTCGGCTCTGGACATGACGATTGTTGGCACCGCGATGCCTAGCATTATTAATGATCTCCATGGGGTCGCGATTTATGGATGGGTCTTTTCGGCATATCTTTTGACCTCTACCACACCGGTGCCCATTTACAGCAAACTGGCCGATATGTATGGACGCAAAACCGTCTTCTTAGCGGGGACGTTCATTTTCACCTTGGGTTCTGTGCTGTCCGGCTTGTCGCAAAGTATGCCCGAACTCATCCTTTTCCGTGCCCTACAAGGGCTCGGAGCCGCCGGCGTCCTTCCCGTGGCTTTAACGATTGTCGGAGATCTTTTTACATTAGAACAACGTGCCAAGGTCCAAGGGTTATTCTCCGCCGTCTGGGGTTTGTCGGCCATTATTGGTCCGTTAATTGGCGCTTGGATTGTCGAAAATGCCAGTTGGCGCTGGGTTTTTGAAATCAATCTACCTGTGGGCATTGTGGCCATGATTATCTTAATTACCACATTTCATGAAACCGTGGAAAAGAAAGTGCATAAACTCGACACTCTGGGAACAATTCTGCTCACCATCGGTGTCACCGGGTTCTTAATCGGATTAATGCAAACGTCGTGGCACTTGCCTCTTCGCTTGGTCTTTATGGGGCTTGGGGTCCTGATCACATGGAGTTTTTTGCGTGTGGAACGTTCCGCGCAAGAACCGATTTTACCCTTACCTTTGTTCCGCCAGCCATTTGTGTTTTTCAGCACCGGGGTCAATTTATTTGCCGGCATGTTGCTATTTGGATTGATTTCGTTTGTGCCGCTGTTTGTGCAAAGCGTCGAATTCGGAACAGCTTCGGCGGCGGGACGGGCCATTACACCCATGTTAGTGGGATGGCCCATCGCCGCTATGGCGTCTAGCAGACTGATTGTGCGTTCAGGATACCGCCCGGTGGCTGTCATTGGCGGGCTCTTATTGGTCGGTGGTTCGGTGTTCATGGCCATCACTGCCATTCCCCAAAATTTCGTGGTTCTCGCCAGTACATTGGTTATCGGAACCGGCCTCGGTCTATCGTTGACGAGCTTACTTATTGGTTTACAAAGTCAAGTTCCCTGGGATTTGCGCGGAGTGGTAACCGGGAGCACACAGTTTTTCCGTACGATTGGTGGATCTATTGGCGTAGCCTTAATGGGCACGTTAATCAATCTGCCAAAGAGTCAGCATTTGACCGCCAATCAAGCCACCCAACTCCTATTAAATCCGGCCAAGCGCCACACGTTATCCCCATCCGTAAAAGCTCTAGCCCGGCATTTAACCGCCTTAGGATTACATCACGCGTTTGAAATGGCGTTGGGATTTGCGCTCTTAACTTTTTTGAGCACCTGGCTTTTGCCAAGACAATCTAAAGATGCTAAACAATCTCAGATAAGTTCCTCATCCGCCTTACAGCAAGATGCCTAA